In a genomic window of Occallatibacter riparius:
- a CDS encoding glycoside hydrolase family 2 protein encodes MASASFKAKDWYTATVPGTVLTTLVNNKVYPDPAYGENNRPEIIPESLNKTSYWYRDVIDIPADYAGHHVWLNFDGINYSSEIWVNGKKIGTTRGAFIRGKFDITDRVKPGQKAIVAVLVTPQPHPGVPHEHTLKNGLGQNGGITALDGPTFLSTIGWDWLPAIRDRDTGIWQKVYLSATGPVLVKDPLVTTDLPLPRTDSSDVVVQATVENVTDQPQKGVLKGDIESIHFEQPVEIPAHSSQKVTFDPKSTPALHIDNPRLWWPNGYGPQNLYSLHLSFDAGNATSDAQDVTFGIRRISYSVPDSENLTISVNGVRVFIRGGDWGLDEMLKRIPRERLDAEIHLHQLANLNLIRNWVGQSTGPDFYELCDKYGILLWDEFFQPNPSDGPDPEDLATYMANVRDKILRYRNHPSIAVWCARNEGFPPKSIDDELQKLMAELEPTRRYQPSSTSGAGVRSNGPYHWRAPRDFYIVTDDFFKTETGSLSVPTLESIKGMMPQKDWETITDDWAEHDFAKGAQWGDKYKGQLEDRYGKVRNLADFVRKAQLMNYEAYRAMYEGRNAQLFHQTTAVITWMSAPAQPSFVWQLYHYDLEPSASLFGTRSAGELQHIQFNQANGEVQIINNLPTPLENAVADVSVYNLDGSVALQYQRHFTAPPDFATSIGPIEFPASTSNVNFVKLDLHDSTGKLLSTNFYWRANTDPHPDDLTDLSKLAPVTLQSELSRHDESGRARITVTLRNPSKNIALMTHIQLRRKSGERVLPVFYDENYVSLVPGESRTINIDADLKDLHGEDALILLDGFNTTIEPASAAGVSIAPNKDADPMQSPETGLPFQTENLRQ; translated from the coding sequence GTGGCCTCCGCCAGCTTCAAAGCCAAAGACTGGTACACCGCCACCGTCCCCGGCACCGTTCTCACCACCCTTGTCAACAACAAGGTCTACCCCGACCCAGCCTACGGCGAAAACAACCGCCCCGAGATCATCCCCGAGTCCCTCAATAAGACCTCCTACTGGTACCGCGATGTCATCGACATCCCCGCCGACTACGCCGGCCATCACGTCTGGCTCAACTTCGACGGCATCAACTACTCGTCCGAAATCTGGGTCAACGGCAAAAAGATCGGAACCACACGCGGCGCATTCATCCGCGGCAAGTTCGACATCACCGATCGCGTGAAGCCCGGCCAGAAGGCGATCGTCGCTGTTCTCGTGACCCCCCAGCCCCACCCCGGCGTGCCTCACGAGCACACGCTGAAAAACGGCCTGGGCCAGAACGGCGGCATCACCGCGCTCGACGGCCCCACCTTCCTTTCCACCATCGGCTGGGACTGGCTCCCCGCCATCCGTGACCGCGATACCGGCATCTGGCAAAAGGTCTACCTCTCCGCCACCGGCCCCGTCCTCGTGAAGGACCCTCTCGTCACCACCGACCTCCCCCTGCCGCGCACCGACTCCTCCGACGTCGTCGTCCAGGCCACCGTCGAGAATGTCACCGACCAGCCGCAGAAAGGCGTCCTCAAAGGCGACATAGAGAGCATTCACTTCGAGCAGCCTGTTGAGATTCCCGCGCACTCTTCGCAGAAAGTCACCTTCGATCCGAAATCCACACCGGCTCTCCATATCGACAACCCGCGCCTCTGGTGGCCCAACGGCTACGGCCCGCAGAACCTCTACTCGCTTCACCTCAGCTTCGACGCCGGCAACGCCACATCCGACGCGCAAGACGTCACCTTCGGCATCCGCAGAATCTCCTACTCCGTTCCCGATTCCGAAAACCTCACCATCAGCGTCAACGGCGTGCGCGTCTTCATCCGAGGCGGCGACTGGGGCCTCGACGAAATGCTCAAGCGCATCCCCCGCGAGCGCCTTGATGCCGAAATCCATCTCCACCAGCTCGCCAACCTCAACCTCATCCGCAACTGGGTCGGCCAGTCCACCGGCCCCGACTTCTACGAGCTCTGCGACAAATACGGCATCCTGCTCTGGGACGAGTTCTTCCAGCCCAATCCCTCTGACGGCCCCGACCCCGAAGACCTCGCCACCTACATGGCCAACGTGCGCGACAAAATCCTCCGCTATCGCAACCACCCGTCCATCGCCGTCTGGTGCGCGCGTAACGAGGGATTCCCGCCCAAGTCCATCGACGACGAGCTCCAGAAGCTGATGGCCGAACTCGAACCCACCCGCCGCTATCAGCCCAGCTCCACATCGGGCGCCGGCGTCCGCTCCAACGGCCCTTACCACTGGCGCGCTCCCCGCGACTTTTACATCGTTACCGACGACTTCTTCAAAACCGAAACCGGCTCCCTCTCCGTCCCCACCCTCGAATCCATCAAGGGCATGATGCCCCAGAAAGACTGGGAGACCATCACCGACGACTGGGCCGAGCACGACTTCGCCAAGGGCGCGCAGTGGGGTGACAAATACAAGGGCCAGCTTGAGGACCGCTATGGCAAGGTCCGAAACCTCGCCGACTTCGTCCGCAAGGCGCAGCTCATGAACTACGAGGCCTACCGCGCCATGTACGAAGGCCGCAACGCCCAGCTCTTCCACCAGACCACCGCCGTCATCACCTGGATGTCCGCGCCCGCGCAGCCCAGCTTCGTCTGGCAGCTCTACCACTACGACCTCGAGCCCAGTGCATCGCTCTTCGGTACCCGCTCGGCCGGCGAGCTCCAGCACATCCAGTTCAACCAGGCCAACGGCGAAGTCCAGATCATCAACAACCTGCCCACGCCGCTTGAGAACGCCGTCGCCGACGTCTCCGTCTACAACCTCGACGGCTCCGTAGCCCTCCAGTACCAGCGCCACTTCACCGCGCCGCCCGATTTCGCCACCTCCATTGGCCCCATCGAATTCCCGGCCAGCACCTCCAACGTCAACTTCGTCAAGCTCGACCTGCACGACTCAACTGGCAAGCTGCTCTCCACCAACTTCTACTGGCGCGCCAACACTGACCCCCACCCCGACGACCTCACCGACCTCAGCAAGCTCGCTCCCGTCACGCTGCAATCCGAGCTCAGCCGCCACGACGAGTCCGGCCGCGCTCGCATCACCGTCACCCTGCGCAACCCGTCGAAGAACATCGCGCTGATGACCCACATCCAGCTCCGCCGCAAGTCCGGTGAGCGCGTGCTGCCCGTCTTCTACGACGAGAACTACGTCTCGCTCGTCCCCGGCGAAAGCCGCACCATCAACATCGACGCCGATCTCAAAGATCTCCACGGCGAAGACGCCCTCATCCTCCTCGACGGCTTCAACACCACCATCGAACCGGCCTCCGCCGCCGGCGTTTCCATCGCCCCCAACAAGGACGCCGACCCGATGCAATCCCCCGAGACCGGCCTCCCCTTCCAGACCGAAAACCTCCGTCAGTAA
- a CDS encoding class I SAM-dependent methyltransferase, giving the protein MREKIADFYEPLAAVYHLIFEDWDASIARQAKVVDRLIRNELGQAPLRILDCACGIGTQAIGLAQLGHLLTASDVCDAAVERAQKEAQQRGLTIAFHVSDMTGLREIEESGFDAVVALDNALPHLEKDELSAAVQTMAGKLRDSGLLLASMRDYDKLILERPSVQGPTFYGGVVDRRIVHQVWDWIAEDRYRVHMYITEKNGGAWRLHHFVGEYRAVLRNEVRDTLAEAGFDQIRWLMPEESGFYQPLLVARKQREQEAAGKRAERIG; this is encoded by the coding sequence ATGAGAGAGAAAATTGCAGACTTCTACGAGCCGCTCGCGGCGGTGTATCACCTGATCTTCGAGGACTGGGATGCGTCGATTGCGCGGCAGGCGAAAGTGGTTGATCGCCTGATTCGGAACGAACTGGGTCAGGCGCCGCTGCGCATTCTGGATTGCGCATGCGGGATTGGAACACAGGCAATTGGGCTGGCTCAGCTCGGGCATTTGCTGACGGCATCGGATGTGTGCGACGCCGCAGTGGAGAGGGCGCAGAAGGAGGCTCAACAGAGAGGGCTCACGATTGCATTTCATGTTTCCGACATGACTGGGTTACGCGAGATCGAAGAGAGCGGCTTCGACGCAGTGGTGGCTCTCGACAATGCCCTGCCACATTTGGAGAAGGATGAGCTGAGCGCGGCCGTTCAGACGATGGCTGGCAAGCTCCGGGATAGCGGCCTGCTGCTTGCGAGTATGCGCGACTACGACAAGCTGATTCTCGAGAGGCCGTCGGTGCAGGGACCGACGTTTTATGGCGGGGTGGTTGACCGGCGGATCGTGCACCAGGTTTGGGATTGGATTGCTGAAGACAGATACAGGGTGCATATGTACATCACAGAGAAGAACGGTGGGGCTTGGCGCTTGCACCACTTTGTGGGAGAGTATCGCGCTGTGCTGCGGAACGAGGTGAGGGACACGCTGGCGGAGGCGGGATTCGACCAGATACGGTGGCTCATGCCTGAGGAGAGCGGCTTCTATCAACCACTGCTGGTGGCGCGCAAACAGCGTGAACAAGAGGCGGCGGGGAAGCGGGCGGAGCGCATCGGATAA
- the malQ gene encoding 4-alpha-glucanotransferase yields the protein MNFQRSSGILLHVSSLPSYGGIGDMGPAAYDFIQFLADAKQHVWQVLPLCPTGYGNSPYASSSAFAGNPYLISLEFLSDWGWIKGERIAGLAGRGGAVDFHEVETRKLPLLYEAAGNFLDDGAGRWPEQWKQFEAFCKAEANWLKDYTMYAVLRAKYNTGAWTAWPEQVRKRDDAALDELVREHGRELALERVLQFAFALQWGHLREAAAKQAIRILGDVAIFVSMDSADVWAHPELFELDADLKPVRVAGVPPDYFSATGQRWGNPLYRWDVLRERGFDWWIQRMARAHQVYDIVRLDHFRGFEAYWAIPAEEETAINGKWVKAPGMELFQALERALGPLAIVAEDLGLITKEVDQLRMDAGFPGMRVMQFGFSDKGAHMHLPHQYTLDTVAYTGTHDNDTTRGWWDNAGSAERKAARAYIGEPPHRDGKACPVWPMIRAVQGSVAQLAIVPVQDLFEMGSEARMNTPAVPAGNWSWRAPEGRWTKELAEKLAALAEVTDREKDPLERQGVGNRE from the coding sequence ATGAATTTCCAGCGTTCTTCTGGCATTTTGTTGCACGTCAGCTCCCTGCCTTCTTATGGCGGTATTGGCGATATGGGGCCGGCCGCGTATGACTTCATCCAGTTTCTTGCCGATGCGAAGCAGCATGTGTGGCAGGTGTTGCCGCTATGTCCGACGGGATATGGGAACTCGCCGTATGCGAGCTCGTCGGCGTTTGCAGGGAATCCTTATTTGATCAGCCTGGAGTTTCTATCCGATTGGGGTTGGATCAAGGGCGAGCGCATTGCGGGGCTGGCGGGGCGCGGCGGGGCGGTGGATTTCCACGAGGTGGAGACGCGCAAGCTGCCGCTGCTGTATGAGGCTGCGGGGAATTTTCTGGATGATGGCGCGGGGCGATGGCCGGAACAGTGGAAGCAGTTTGAGGCGTTCTGCAAGGCTGAGGCGAACTGGCTGAAGGACTACACGATGTATGCGGTGCTGCGCGCGAAGTACAACACGGGCGCGTGGACGGCGTGGCCGGAGCAAGTGCGGAAGCGCGATGACGCGGCGCTGGATGAGTTGGTGCGGGAGCATGGGCGGGAGCTGGCGTTGGAGCGGGTGCTGCAGTTTGCGTTTGCGCTGCAGTGGGGGCATCTGCGCGAGGCCGCGGCGAAGCAGGCGATACGCATTTTGGGCGATGTGGCGATTTTTGTCAGCATGGATTCGGCGGATGTGTGGGCGCACCCGGAACTGTTTGAGCTGGATGCGGACCTGAAGCCGGTGCGCGTGGCGGGCGTGCCGCCGGATTATTTTTCGGCGACCGGGCAGCGGTGGGGCAATCCGCTGTACCGGTGGGATGTGCTGCGTGAGCGCGGGTTCGACTGGTGGATTCAGCGGATGGCGAGAGCGCACCAGGTGTATGACATTGTGCGGCTGGATCACTTCCGGGGGTTCGAGGCGTACTGGGCGATTCCGGCAGAGGAGGAGACGGCGATCAACGGCAAGTGGGTGAAGGCGCCGGGGATGGAGCTGTTCCAGGCGCTGGAGCGCGCGCTGGGGCCGCTGGCGATTGTGGCGGAGGACCTGGGGCTGATTACGAAGGAAGTGGATCAGTTGCGGATGGACGCGGGGTTTCCGGGGATGCGCGTGATGCAGTTCGGGTTCAGCGACAAGGGCGCGCATATGCATTTGCCGCACCAGTACACGCTGGATACGGTGGCGTATACGGGCACGCACGATAACGACACGACGCGCGGATGGTGGGACAACGCGGGCTCGGCGGAACGCAAGGCGGCGAGGGCGTATATCGGAGAGCCGCCGCATCGTGACGGGAAGGCATGCCCGGTGTGGCCGATGATTCGCGCGGTGCAGGGGAGCGTGGCGCAGCTTGCGATTGTGCCGGTGCAGGATCTGTTCGAGATGGGGTCAGAGGCGCGGATGAATACGCCTGCGGTGCCCGCGGGGAACTGGAGCTGGCGCGCGCCGGAAGGCCGGTGGACGAAAGAGCTGGCGGAGAAGCTGGCGGCGCTGGCGGAGGTTACGGATCGGGAGAAGGACCCGTTGGAGAGGCAGGGAGTAGGGAATAGGGAGTAG
- a CDS encoding ABC transporter ATP-binding protein, producing METAAIQTHGLTRRFGELTAVDNVTFSVAQGQFFGFLGPNGAGKSTTIKMLTGLLEPSSGSVEILGQPFSANALDLKRQIGVVPEGMALLGRLTAPEYLRFVGRMYGLDRETTNRRAEELLEFMQLANESRKLVTDFSHGMQKKLALAAAVIHGPKVLFLDEPFEGVDAIAAGMLKTMLHGMIQRGATIFLTTHVLEIVERLCSHVAIISQGRLVANGSIEELRAGVASSVPGADGSQKLTLEQIFLSIVGAGGMEPAQELSWLA from the coding sequence ATGGAAACTGCTGCGATTCAGACGCACGGGCTCACACGGCGGTTTGGCGAGTTGACCGCTGTCGATAACGTCACATTCAGCGTGGCGCAGGGACAGTTCTTTGGATTTCTGGGGCCGAATGGGGCGGGCAAGTCGACCACGATCAAGATGCTGACTGGGTTGCTGGAGCCGAGCTCCGGGTCGGTTGAGATTCTGGGGCAGCCGTTCAGCGCGAACGCGCTGGACCTGAAACGGCAGATTGGCGTGGTTCCGGAAGGTATGGCGCTGCTGGGGCGGCTGACTGCGCCGGAGTACCTGCGATTTGTAGGGCGCATGTATGGGCTTGATCGCGAGACGACGAATCGGCGGGCCGAGGAACTGCTCGAGTTCATGCAACTGGCGAACGAGAGCCGCAAGCTGGTTACGGATTTTTCGCACGGCATGCAGAAGAAGCTGGCGCTGGCCGCTGCGGTGATCCATGGGCCGAAGGTGTTGTTTCTCGATGAGCCGTTCGAGGGCGTGGACGCGATTGCCGCGGGGATGCTGAAGACGATGCTGCATGGGATGATTCAGCGCGGCGCGACGATTTTTTTGACGACGCACGTACTGGAGATTGTGGAGCGCCTGTGCAGTCACGTGGCGATCATCAGCCAGGGACGGCTGGTGGCGAATGGGTCGATTGAGGAACTGCGCGCGGGTGTTGCGAGCAGCGTGCCCGGAGCGGACGGTAGCCAGAAGCTCACGCTCGAGCAGATTTTTCTGTCGATTGTGGGGGCGGGCGGAATGGAGCCGGCGCAGGAGCTGTCATGGCTGGCTTAG
- a CDS encoding TMEM175 family protein → MPQRKATIERLAAFSDAVFAVIITIMVLDLKPPEHPTFAALWPLWPTALSYLVSYVFVAIVWLNHHHLLRFTEEPTARLIWINFAHLFAVSLVPFTTAWVADTRLAAVPVFVYATDFVLVEAAYLSFEHHALTHAELEEISHRSRRLAKVRTIIAFVLFATAMLVSLKFAQWGFGIVCGAVLLHLQPEPPGARRV, encoded by the coding sequence ATGCCTCAGAGGAAAGCGACAATCGAGAGACTGGCGGCATTCTCAGACGCTGTATTCGCCGTCATCATCACCATCATGGTCCTCGACCTGAAGCCGCCTGAACATCCCACGTTCGCGGCTCTTTGGCCGCTCTGGCCGACCGCTTTGAGCTACCTGGTCAGCTATGTATTCGTTGCGATCGTCTGGCTCAATCATCATCACCTGCTGCGTTTCACTGAAGAGCCGACCGCACGCCTCATTTGGATCAATTTCGCTCATCTGTTTGCCGTATCGTTGGTGCCCTTTACAACTGCTTGGGTTGCCGACACCCGTCTTGCTGCAGTTCCGGTCTTCGTGTATGCAACTGATTTTGTTCTCGTAGAAGCGGCCTACCTCAGTTTCGAGCACCACGCGCTGACACACGCCGAACTTGAGGAGATTTCGCATCGTTCGCGTCGACTAGCAAAAGTGCGCACAATCATCGCCTTTGTGCTCTTTGCGACCGCGATGCTGGTATCTCTTAAATTTGCGCAGTGGGGTTTCGGAATCGTGTGTGGTGCCGTACTCCTCCATCTGCAGCCGGAGCCCCCTGGCGCCAGGAGGGTTTGA
- a CDS encoding alpha/beta fold hydrolase — protein MNSPRSKTAILVHGAWADGSCWSNVIVPLRKAGLHVIAAPLPLTSLSDDASALRRVIEKADGPVTLVGHAYAGAVIAAADHDRLNSLVYIAALAPDEGETVADVFYRTSPHPDAPQLQPDAHGFIWMPEQGFTHAVAHKATPDQLAIMTAIQRPISLKCIEEKAPAPAWKTVPSWFLIAGEDRMIAPENQRFMAERMAARVRSHSVDHTPMYTAPNLVVEIILEAAGLA, from the coding sequence ATGAATTCTCCCCGATCCAAAACTGCCATTCTGGTTCACGGCGCATGGGCCGATGGATCGTGTTGGAGCAACGTGATTGTTCCTTTACGAAAGGCCGGCCTGCACGTGATTGCCGCGCCCCTTCCGCTCACTTCCCTTTCCGATGATGCGTCCGCGCTTCGGCGCGTCATCGAGAAAGCGGATGGTCCTGTTACGCTCGTCGGACACGCGTACGCCGGCGCCGTGATAGCCGCGGCTGATCACGACCGGCTGAACTCGTTGGTATACATAGCCGCCCTGGCCCCGGATGAAGGTGAAACTGTCGCAGATGTTTTCTATCGCACGAGTCCCCATCCTGACGCACCGCAGCTACAACCCGATGCACACGGGTTCATCTGGATGCCGGAACAAGGCTTCACGCATGCCGTGGCTCACAAGGCCACACCAGACCAACTCGCGATCATGACAGCGATTCAGCGGCCCATTAGCCTCAAATGCATTGAAGAGAAGGCGCCGGCGCCCGCATGGAAGACTGTGCCGTCGTGGTTTTTGATCGCCGGCGAAGATCGCATGATTGCGCCGGAAAACCAGCGCTTCATGGCCGAGCGCATGGCTGCTCGCGTCCGTTCACACAGCGTTGATCACACGCCCATGTACACGGCTCCGAATCTGGTTGTTGAAATCATTTTGGAAGCCGCCGGTCTAGCCTGA
- a CDS encoding alpha/beta fold hydrolase, protein MSRFSLEQTAETDGFNGPEPVVPVTSVQKVEADGMQIFYRSAGDVTAPALLLLHGFPASSFMFRDLIPRLADEYRVIAPDLPGFGFTEIPKDRKYSYSFDALANTLAAFTEALELERYAIYVFDYGAPAGLRLAMAHPERVTAIISQNGNAYEEGLGDAWGPIRKYWAEPTPENRDVLRANILTFEGTRWQYTHGVENPESIAPESYTLDAALLEQPGNKDIQLDLFLDYASNVKLYPNFQEYFRRAKPPLLAIWGKNDPFFIPAGAEAYRKDLPDAQVQFLDTGHFAIETHAVEIAATMKEFLQANGIVRDVGEVPGR, encoded by the coding sequence ATGAGCCGATTTTCTTTAGAACAAACCGCCGAAACCGACGGATTCAACGGACCTGAACCCGTCGTGCCCGTAACATCCGTACAAAAGGTCGAAGCCGATGGAATGCAGATCTTCTATCGTTCGGCCGGAGATGTGACCGCACCAGCGCTGCTCCTGCTGCATGGCTTTCCCGCCTCATCGTTCATGTTCCGCGATCTCATCCCGCGTCTCGCAGATGAATACCGCGTCATCGCGCCCGATCTGCCAGGATTCGGATTCACCGAGATACCCAAGGACCGGAAGTATTCGTATTCATTCGACGCGTTGGCCAACACTCTCGCGGCCTTCACGGAAGCGCTCGAGTTGGAGCGCTATGCGATTTATGTCTTCGATTACGGGGCACCAGCAGGCCTTCGACTTGCGATGGCCCACCCGGAGCGTGTGACTGCGATCATCTCCCAGAATGGCAACGCATACGAAGAAGGCCTCGGCGACGCGTGGGGACCAATCAGAAAATACTGGGCCGAGCCCACGCCCGAAAACCGCGATGTGCTCCGCGCGAACATTCTGACCTTCGAAGGAACGCGCTGGCAATACACCCACGGTGTCGAAAATCCAGAGAGCATTGCTCCTGAGTCGTACACCTTGGATGCAGCGCTGCTCGAACAGCCCGGCAACAAGGACATACAACTCGATCTCTTTCTCGATTACGCGTCGAACGTGAAGCTCTATCCAAACTTTCAGGAGTATTTCAGGCGTGCCAAACCGCCGCTGCTCGCAATCTGGGGCAAGAATGATCCATTCTTCATCCCTGCCGGAGCCGAAGCGTACCGCAAAGACCTCCCAGACGCCCAGGTTCAATTCCTCGACACTGGCCATTTTGCGATCGAGACGCATGCAGTCGAAATCGCTGCAACCATGAAGGAATTCCTGCAAGCAAATGGCATCGTCCGCGACGTGGGAGAGGTGCCCGGTCGATGA
- a CDS encoding YkgB family protein yields the protein MAKMRLFQGDTDLHLVRASMVIIYFFFGYQKWFDYEAQGLIPFFTHGPLISWMYSVFGIKGSAYFLGVSEWLFGALLLAGFWNRKLGVLGALGSVVTFLCTVTIIPFMPDGWAPSAGGFPAMVGNVAFLMKDVVLLAVSFYLLKQDLSSIAAAKEVHEQMQSRSNPPARVGA from the coding sequence ATGGCAAAGATGCGCCTCTTCCAGGGCGATACAGACCTCCATCTCGTTCGGGCTTCAATGGTCATCATCTACTTCTTCTTTGGTTATCAGAAGTGGTTCGACTATGAAGCGCAGGGTCTGATTCCGTTCTTTACGCATGGGCCGTTGATCTCCTGGATGTACTCGGTGTTCGGCATCAAGGGGTCGGCGTATTTCCTCGGCGTTTCCGAGTGGCTGTTCGGAGCCCTCTTACTAGCCGGCTTCTGGAATCGGAAGCTTGGAGTCCTGGGCGCCCTGGGATCCGTCGTGACATTTCTTTGCACCGTCACCATCATCCCGTTCATGCCTGATGGCTGGGCTCCATCGGCCGGCGGGTTTCCCGCTATGGTCGGGAATGTCGCTTTCTTAATGAAAGATGTTGTCCTGCTTGCCGTTTCTTTTTACCTCCTGAAGCAAGATCTCTCGAGCATTGCTGCGGCTAAAGAGGTCCATGAACAGATGCAATCACGAAGCAATCCACCCGCACGCGTAGGGGCCTGA
- a CDS encoding RNA polymerase sigma factor, whose translation MTPLHDPGCNCPPAFEHEDVNKDERPAEDLRGSHLALADLHTIYSRRLYRTVFAITRNSHDAEDALQDTFLRAHLALHTFQGRSDVYSWLTRIAINSALMILRRRRSRPEVLFDPEPDTTAEPVLIEIRDSAPDPEEAYVRRLRQIVLFRAIRSLSDHLRKPLQMRMESDSSIKEISRALKISEAAAKTRLHRARLKLSSSCRGFEGRFPNSRKGQQRTTSPRKGQTI comes from the coding sequence ATGACTCCCCTGCATGATCCAGGCTGCAACTGCCCTCCCGCTTTCGAACACGAGGATGTGAATAAGGATGAGCGTCCGGCGGAAGACCTTCGAGGCTCGCATCTAGCATTGGCAGACCTGCACACCATTTACTCAAGGCGGCTCTATAGAACCGTCTTTGCCATCACGAGAAATTCGCACGACGCGGAAGACGCTCTCCAGGACACGTTTTTGCGCGCGCATTTAGCCTTGCACACGTTCCAAGGCAGATCAGATGTGTATTCCTGGCTGACCCGGATCGCAATCAATTCGGCATTGATGATCTTGCGTAGGCGGCGGTCCCGCCCCGAAGTACTCTTCGATCCGGAGCCCGACACCACAGCGGAGCCCGTGCTTATCGAGATCAGAGACTCAGCACCGGATCCCGAAGAAGCCTATGTACGGCGCCTGCGTCAGATAGTGTTGTTCCGCGCCATCCGAAGCTTAAGCGATCACCTGCGAAAGCCCCTTCAGATGCGGATGGAAAGCGACTCCTCGATCAAGGAAATCAGCAGAGCGCTCAAGATCTCCGAGGCCGCGGCCAAAACGCGACTTCATCGGGCACGTTTGAAGCTATCCAGTTCGTGCCGTGGCTTTGAAGGCCGATTCCCAAACAGTCGCAAAGGGCAACAACGCACGACGTCACCAAGGAAAGGACAGACAATATGA
- a CDS encoding dihydrolipoyl dehydrogenase family protein, whose translation MQTETISSNHPGKFPTTEHFDLVILGGGTGSTLAAWTFAGEGKRVAVIDRKYIGGSCPNIACLPSKNIIHSANVASLFRRSEEFGIVHRGFTIDMTGVRERKRAMVRGLNDIYLDNYRKTGSEFILGEGRFTAPKTLAVTLPDGSTRQLHGTHVIVSTGTRATIESIPGLAESKSLTHIEALELGEIPEHLIVIGSGYVGLELAQAIRRFGSRVTVVGRRPQLMPQEDEDIADALRLLFIDEGIELCLGTHVRHVSGTSGGSVSVHTEQNGIGRTLTGSHVLVAAGRTPNTQGLGLEHAGIELTHRGYIKVNNRLQTTAADVWAIGEVAGSPQFTHISVDDFRVVHDNINGIDHVTSGRQVPYCLFTDPELARIGLNEKEAKASGIPYRLFKIPMEANLRARTLSETRGFLKALIEPGTDRILGFTAFGVGAAEIMSAVQIAMIAGLPYTRLRDAVLTHPTLVEGLIPLFSSNPVDSAETPLARTADASAPA comes from the coding sequence ATGCAGACCGAAACGATCTCTTCCAACCATCCCGGCAAATTCCCCACTACCGAGCATTTCGATCTGGTAATCCTGGGAGGCGGAACTGGCTCAACCCTGGCAGCATGGACGTTTGCCGGCGAAGGCAAGCGCGTCGCGGTCATTGACCGGAAATACATTGGCGGTTCTTGTCCCAACATTGCGTGCCTGCCGAGCAAGAACATCATCCACAGCGCGAACGTAGCGTCTCTCTTCCGCCGTAGCGAAGAATTCGGCATCGTCCACCGCGGATTCACCATCGACATGACCGGCGTGCGTGAACGCAAACGAGCGATGGTGCGCGGTCTCAATGACATCTATCTCGACAACTATCGCAAGACCGGCAGCGAATTCATTCTCGGTGAGGGACGCTTCACCGCTCCGAAAACGCTAGCGGTAACCCTTCCGGACGGGAGTACCCGTCAACTGCACGGCACCCACGTGATCGTTAGCACAGGCACCAGGGCGACAATTGAATCTATTCCCGGCCTGGCTGAATCGAAATCCCTCACGCACATCGAGGCACTCGAGCTCGGCGAAATTCCTGAACATCTGATTGTCATCGGGAGCGGCTACGTCGGCCTTGAGCTGGCGCAAGCCATTCGGCGCTTCGGGAGCCGCGTGACCGTGGTCGGCCGCCGGCCTCAGTTGATGCCTCAGGAGGATGAGGACATCGCCGATGCTCTTCGCCTCCTGTTTATCGACGAAGGAATCGAACTCTGTCTCGGGACCCACGTGAGGCATGTATCCGGAACCTCCGGAGGTTCGGTATCCGTACATACCGAGCAGAATGGAATCGGAAGAACACTAACGGGCAGTCATGTCCTGGTAGCAGCCGGTCGGACGCCCAACACGCAGGGGCTTGGACTGGAGCACGCCGGGATCGAGCTTACCCATCGCGGCTATATCAAAGTCAACAACCGTCTCCAGACGACCGCGGCCGATGTCTGGGCCATTGGCGAAGTCGCGGGTAGCCCTCAGTTCACGCACATCAGCGTCGATGACTTCCGAGTTGTACACGACAATATCAACGGAATTGATCATGTAACCTCCGGCCGGCAGGTTCCATATTGTCTCTTCACCGATCCTGAATTGGCACGCATTGGGCTGAACGAAAAAGAGGCAAAGGCCAGCGGCATCCCTTACCGCCTGTTCAAGATTCCGATGGAGGCAAACCTGCGGGCTCGCACGCTGTCTGAGACCCGAGGGTTCCTGAAAGCCCTGATCGAACCTGGAACCGATCGCATCCTCGGATTCACGGCGTTCGGCGTGGGAGCGGCAGAGATCATGTCCGCGGTGCAGATAGCGATGATCGCCGGCTTGCCCTACACACGCTTGCGCGATGCGGTTCTGACCCACCCCACACTCGTTGAGGGCTTGATACCGCTGTTCTCCTCCAACCCAGTCGATTCCGCAGAAACGCCTCTAGCGCGTACGGCTGACGCGTCTGCTCCCGCGTAA